DNA from Williamwhitmania taraxaci:
CCGAAAAAGGTGTAAAAACAATGCTTGCCGGGAACATTGGTGGCGGAGCGGTAAATACCCTTTCGAGCCATGGAATTACTGTTCATACGGGATATTCGGGCGAAGTGGAAACCGTACTTAATCGCTTCCTTGGTGGAGAAGCCGGCGATTCTACCGCCAATTGTGACCATACCCATGAGGATGGACATAGTTGCAATCATTAGCTTTTAATAGTTAGCCACTAGCCCTTCGGCTAATGGCTACCCTTTCGGGGCGTTGCCCCAAACCCAACCTACTTTTTGTCTTGACACAAAAAGTAGGCAAAAAGTCAAGGCCTTACCCGCTCGCTGACCCGAAAAGTCCTTGCAGGCTAAAACGTCGAAACTCGCTGCGCTCAAACAGACGCCGTTTTTACGCCTGCTACGTCCTATCGGGTGCCCAGCTGCGCGAGTTATGGCCACCAAAACAATACAGTGGGCCGCATTGAACCCGTGACATTCTGCAATGGGATTAGTTTACA
Protein-coding regions in this window:
- a CDS encoding NifB/NifX family molybdenum-iron cluster-binding protein — its product is MKKVALPSRENMVDGHFGHCEYFTVYTINSDNSIAGKEIVASPNGCGCKSNIASVLSEKGVKTMLAGNIGGGAVNTLSSHGITVHTGYSGEVETVLNRFLGGEAGDSTANCDHTHEDGHSCNH